The Corythoichthys intestinalis isolate RoL2023-P3 chromosome 1, ASM3026506v1, whole genome shotgun sequence genome has a segment encoding these proteins:
- the spi1b gene encoding transcription factor PU.1b isoform X2 translates to MMCAAEEYRKQMLHFGRCCNYRHRTIFAPWDHWDYHPHTHVHPVEFENLQETNFTELQSVQSLHPPGLVRHEVMRYDAENLLDPNLGAHSHMLQQPVTFFPRSMYPTHVSQHSTDDEEHGRQSPPLEVSDEECLRDQVPYVIPGEMGNKKKIRLYQFLLDLLRNGDMKDSIWWVDRDKGMFQFSSKHKEALAHRWGIQKGNRKKMTYQKMARALRNYGKTGEVKKIKKKLTYQFSDEVLGKTHLERKPYM, encoded by the exons ATGATGTGCGCAGCTGAAGAGTACAGGAAACAGATGCTACATTTTGGGCGCTGCTGCAACTACAGACATAGAACAATTTTCGCCCCATGGG ATCACTGGGACTATCACCCACACACTCATGTCCACCCTGTTGAGTTTGAAAACCTTCAAGAGACAAATTTTACAGAGCTGCAGAGCGTTCAGTCTCTGCACCCACCTGGTCTCGTCCGACACGAGGTCATGCGCTACGATGCAGAAAATCTACTGGATCCAAATCTCGGCGCACATTCTCATATGTTACAGCAACCA GTAACATTCTTCCCACGGTCTATGTACCCTACGCATGTGTCCCAGCATAGCACTGATGATGAAGAGCACGGACGTCAAAGTCCGCCCCTGGAGGTGTCTGATGAGGAGTGTCTTCGAGATCAAGTCCCTTACGTCATACCTGGAGAGATGG GTAACAAAAAGAAGATTCGATTGTATCAATTTCTGTTGGACCTTTTACGGAATGGCGACATGAAGGACAGTATCTGGTGGGTAGATCGAGACAAAGGAATGTTCCAGTTTTCATCCAAACACAAGGAGGCTCTCGCACACCGCTGGGGAATCCAAAAAGGCAACCGCAAAAAAATGACTTACCAAAAGATGGCGCGGGCTTTGCGCAACTATGGCAAAACTGGAGAGGTCAAAAAGATCAAGAAAAAACTGACATACCAGTTCAGTGATGAGGTCCTTGGGAAGACACATTTGGAGAGAAAGCCATACATGTAG
- the spi1b gene encoding transcription factor PU.1b isoform X1 — protein MLHPYRMESYLITPSSEELYDPEIYRHQIPEYYSPYVLDTEIQTDHWDYHPHTHVHPVEFENLQETNFTELQSVQSLHPPGLVRHEVMRYDAENLLDPNLGAHSHMLQQPVTFFPRSMYPTHVSQHSTDDEEHGRQSPPLEVSDEECLRDQVPYVIPGEMGNKKKIRLYQFLLDLLRNGDMKDSIWWVDRDKGMFQFSSKHKEALAHRWGIQKGNRKKMTYQKMARALRNYGKTGEVKKIKKKLTYQFSDEVLGKTHLERKPYM, from the exons ATGTTGCATCCCTACAGAATGGAGAGTTACCTCATAACACCT TCTTCAGAAGAATTGTATGATCCAGAGATCTACAGACACCAAATTCCAGAATATTATAGCCCATATGTTCTGGATACAGAAATACAGACAG ATCACTGGGACTATCACCCACACACTCATGTCCACCCTGTTGAGTTTGAAAACCTTCAAGAGACAAATTTTACAGAGCTGCAGAGCGTTCAGTCTCTGCACCCACCTGGTCTCGTCCGACACGAGGTCATGCGCTACGATGCAGAAAATCTACTGGATCCAAATCTCGGCGCACATTCTCATATGTTACAGCAACCA GTAACATTCTTCCCACGGTCTATGTACCCTACGCATGTGTCCCAGCATAGCACTGATGATGAAGAGCACGGACGTCAAAGTCCGCCCCTGGAGGTGTCTGATGAGGAGTGTCTTCGAGATCAAGTCCCTTACGTCATACCTGGAGAGATGG GTAACAAAAAGAAGATTCGATTGTATCAATTTCTGTTGGACCTTTTACGGAATGGCGACATGAAGGACAGTATCTGGTGGGTAGATCGAGACAAAGGAATGTTCCAGTTTTCATCCAAACACAAGGAGGCTCTCGCACACCGCTGGGGAATCCAAAAAGGCAACCGCAAAAAAATGACTTACCAAAAGATGGCGCGGGCTTTGCGCAACTATGGCAAAACTGGAGAGGTCAAAAAGATCAAGAAAAAACTGACATACCAGTTCAGTGATGAGGTCCTTGGGAAGACACATTTGGAGAGAAAGCCATACATGTAG